The following proteins are co-located in the Streptococcus downei MFe28 genome:
- the gatD gene encoding lipid II isoglutaminyl synthase subunit GatD → MVYTSLESPNNRDYDYELHLAHLYGNLMNTYGDNGNVLMLKYVAEKLGAKVTVDIVSLDDDFDDNYYDLVFFGGGQDYEQSIVAQNLPRIKEAIGRYIENDGVLLAICGGFQLLGQYYVQANGQRIEGIGVMGHYTLNQENNRYIGDIKIHNEEFDETYYGFENHQGRTFLADDEKPLGICLYGNGNNKEDKTEGVHYKNVFGSYFHGPILSRNANLAYRLVTTALRNKYGQDLNLASYDDILSQEVPEEYADVKSKAEFEK, encoded by the coding sequence GCCCATCTCTATGGCAATCTCATGAATACCTACGGCGACAACGGCAATGTCCTCATGCTCAAATATGTAGCTGAAAAGCTGGGGGCCAAGGTCACCGTTGACATTGTTTCCCTAGATGATGATTTTGATGACAATTATTACGACCTAGTCTTCTTTGGAGGTGGTCAGGATTATGAACAATCCATCGTTGCCCAAAACCTGCCTCGCATCAAGGAAGCCATTGGACGTTATATTGAAAATGACGGTGTCCTTCTAGCCATCTGCGGGGGCTTCCAATTATTGGGCCAATATTATGTCCAAGCAAATGGCCAAAGAATTGAGGGCATCGGCGTCATGGGCCACTACACCCTCAACCAAGAAAACAACCGCTACATTGGCGACATCAAGATTCACAACGAGGAATTTGATGAGACCTACTATGGCTTTGAAAATCACCAGGGGCGAACCTTCTTGGCAGACGATGAAAAACCACTGGGTATCTGCCTCTATGGAAATGGCAATAACAAGGAAGATAAGACCGAAGGAGTCCACTACAAAAATGTTTTTGGCTCCTACTTCCACGGCCCTATCCTCTCTCGCAATGCCAACCTAGCCTACCGCCTGGTCACTACAGCCCTGCGAAATAAGTACGGCCAGGACCTGAACCTGGCCAGCTATGATGACATCTTATCCCAAGAAGTCCCTGAGGAATATGCCGATGTTAAAAGTAAGGCCGAGTTTGAAAAATGA